The Alkalihalobacillus sp. LMS6 genomic interval TTCGGCCCACCAACGGCTCCGAGTAAACAAGCATCAGCGTTTTTACACTTTTGAATGGTTTCTTTTGGGAGCGGTTCTCCTGTAGCATCAAGAGCCGCCCCTCCAATATGTGCTTCTTGAAAAGTAAACTGGTGACCAAAGCGATTGGCAACAGCTTCCAGCACTTCCTTACCAGCTTTTACAATCTCTGGTCCAATGCCGTCCCCAGCTAGTAGCGTAATTGTTTTATTCATCATTTGCCTCCTAGCCTACTGTTGAAGTCGATGGTTCTTGTAGTCGTTTTTCTTCATGTGAAAATCGATTTACAGCGTGAATGTACGCTTTTGCTGATGCTTCTAATACATCATTGGCGACGCCTCGACCTGAATGAGATCGATCGTTTTTTGATAGATTAACGTGTACTTCAGCTAGCGCATCTTCTCCCTCTGTAATGGATTGAATCCGATAGTCTTTCAATCGATAATGAAAATCGGTCAATTTGGCTAGTGTATTGTAAATGGCTTCTACACTGCCTGACCCTGTGCTCGCCTCTGTATATTCGCTTCCTTTGACGTGCTTTAATTTTATCGTTGCAGTTGGTGTTTGATTCGTTCCATAAGAAACTTGTAGCGCTTCAAGTTTGTACTGATGTTCTTGATCCTCGTCGCCTTGATCAATCATTAGCGCATATAAATCATCTTCCGTAACCATCTTCTTTTTATCTGCTAACGTTTTAAACGCGTTAAAAAGCGTGATCAATTCTTCAGAAGATCCTTTAAAACCAAGCGCCTTCATTTTTTCTTGAAACGCGTGTCGTCCAGAATGTTTTCCAAGTGGATTTGAAGACGTTGCTCCTACTAATTCTGGCGTAATAATTTCATAGGTTTCTTTATGCTTCAACATTCCGTCTTGATGAATACCTGATTCATGCGCAAACGCATTTGACCCAACAACAGCTTTATTTTTTGGAATAGGCATGGATGTGTACCGACTTACTAAGGCACTTGTTCGCTTCAATTCATTAAGCTGGATATTCGTCCCTGTTTCATAGTAATCAGAACGAATGTGTAACCCGACGGCAATCTCTTCAAGTGAAGCATTTCCTGCCCGTTCACCAATCCCGTTTATGGTACATTCGACTTGTCGCGCCCCACCTTGAATAGCAGCTAATGAATTCGCCACACCCATACCTAGATCATCATGATTATGGGTCGAAAGGATGGCTCGATCTATATTTGGTACAGTCTGGCTAATATATTCAAATAATTCGGATATTTCCTTTGGCATCGTATACCCAACTGTATCTGGTAGATTAATAACCGAAGCACCCGCGTCAATCGTTGCTTCGATTATTTTTGCTAAAAACCCCCAGTCAGAACGACTTGCATCTTCTGCTGAAAATTGAACGTGTGGGAATCTCTTTGCTGCATACTTGACGCTTTCTACCGCCTGTTCAATCACTTGTTCTGGCGTTAATTTCAGCTTGTATTGCATGTGAATAGGAGAGGTCGCAAGGAATACGTGAATTCTTGGTTCAGCACTTGCCTTCAGCGCTTCCCAACATGCATCAATGTCGCTTTCCTTCGAACGAGCTAAACCTGTTACCGATGAGGCTTTAATTTGTGTAGCGATCTCTTTAACCGACTGGAAATCCCCTTTTGAGGAGGCTGGAAACCCAGCCTCAATAATATCTACTCCCAGACGCTCTAACTGAAACGCAATATCCAGCTTCTCTCTGTGATTAAGATTAATCCCTGGAGATTGCTCTCCATCTCGCAAAGTCGTATCAAAAATATTAACTTTGCCCATGTCCAACGGCTCCTTTTTTCGATTTAGATTGTTTTACAAATGGCATCATTTCTCGAAGTTCGCGTCCTACCACTTCAAGAGGATGATTCGCTTCTGCTGTATTAATCGCGTTGTATTCAGGACGATTTAGCTTATTCTCTAAAATCCAACCTTTTGCAAATTTCCCTTTTTGAATATCATCTAAGATCGCACGCATTTCTTTCTTCGTTTCGTCAGTTACAATGCGTGGCCCTGCTTGGAAATCTCCCCATTGCGCTGTATCTGAAATGGAATAGCGCATATACTCTAGACCACCTTCATACATCAAATCAACAATGAGCTTTAGTTCATGCAAACATTCAAAATAAGCAATTTCTGGCTGATACCCAGCCTCCACGAGCGTTTCAAATCCAGCTTTTACAAGCGCGGAAGTTCCGCCACAAAGAACCGCTTGTTCTCCGAATAGATCTGTCTCCGTTTCTTCTTTAAACGATGTCTCTAGCACACCAGCTCGGGCTGCACCAATCTGTTTCGCATAAGCAAGCGCAAGATTCTTCGCTTCTCCAGTTGCGTCTTGTTGAACAGCGATCAATGCTGGTACACCAGCTCCCTCTGTAAACGTTCGGCGAACTAAATGACCCGGTCCTTTAGGGGCTACAAGGAAAACATCTACATGACTTGGAGGAACAATTTGATTAAAATGAATATTAAAACCATGGGCAAACACTAGGGCTTTACCTGCTGTTAATTCCTTTTCAATTGATTCTTTATAGACGTCTGGCTGCTGTTCATCTGGTAATAGAACCATGATGACTTCCGCTTTTTCTGCCGCTTCTTGTACGGAATAAACGTTAAAACCATCTTCCTTTGCCTTCTCCCAAGAGTTTCCTTGACGGAGTCCAACGATTACATCTACACCGGATTCTTTTAAATTTTGCGCATGTGCGTGTCCCTGAGAACCATATCCAATAACCGCAACCGTCTTTTCATGTAAAAACCCTTCATTCACGTCACCATTGTAATAAACTTTTGCCATGATAATCTCTCCCTTTTTTAATGAATAAGTGTTAAACGAGATGCCTCTGTTTGTGATTTCACGCTTCGATTGATAGCTGTTACACCTGTTCGTGCAATTTCATGGATGCCGTATGTTTTGATTAATTCAATAAAAGCCTCTACCTTGTCTGTATGTCCAGTAACTTGCAAAGTTAGCGAGTCTCTTCCAACATCAATCATTTGTGCACGGAAGGTTTCAGCTAAAGAGCCAATTTCTGCTCTTTGCTCAGCAGTTGCGGAAATTTTCACTAATGCAAGTTCCCTAGATACTGTTGCTTCGTCCGTTACATCTTTTACCTTTAAAACATCCACTTGCTTATGAAGTTGCTTCATCACTTGTTCAATGTTTTCCATTGCATCCGCTACAACAACAAATGTCATTCGCGAAACGGTTGGGTTATCGGTTACGCCGACTGTAATGCTGTCAATATTGTATTGCCTTCGAGCAAAAAGACCGGTAATGCGGTTCAATACACCTGAGCGATTTTGAACGAGAACCGTTATCGTCCGTTTCATAGTGGCTCAACTCCCTCCATACAATGATGACCTTGCCCTGGACAAATCATTGGGTAAACATTTTCTTCTTGTGCGACACACACTTCGAGCAAAACAGGACCTTGATGGTTAAACGTATCTTTAATGGCATCTCCTAATTTTGACCGTTTGTCAACTTTTATTGCTTTGATGTCATAAGCTTCTGCTAATTTGGTGAAGTTTGGTTGAATCGGAAAAAGAGAATGAGAATACCTTTCACCATGGAAAAGTTGTTGCCATTGCCGAACCATTCCGAGTGATGCATTGTTTACGATGACGATTTTCACCGGAAGCTGCAACTCCTGTAAGATCGACATTTCTTGGAGTGTCATTTGAAACCCAGCATCCCCCGTAATCGCAATGACTGGTAGCTCTGGTTCAGCAATTTGTGCGCCAATCGCCGCAGGGAAACCGAAGCCCATTGTCCCGAGCCCTCCAGAAGTGACCCAGCGATTAGGTTTGTTAAAGGAAAAAAATTGCGCCGCCCACATTTGATGTTGACCAACATCTGTTGTAACAATTGCTTCTCCCTCGGTTTCTTCGTACAATTTTTCAATAAGCTCTTGTGGTTTTATCGTTTCTTTATCGAGCTTATACCAGAGTGGATAGTCCTTCTTCCACCGTTGCGTTTGTTCACGCCACTTATCATGCTGTGAAAGGGAGCCAAGGTTGCCTTTTAGCAACAACGTTAAAGCTGCCTTAGCATCGCCTACAACTGGAATATCAACATGAATATTTTTTCCAATCTCAGCAGGATCAATATCAATGTGTGCGATCTTAGCATCTGGAGCAAAATGTTCTAAAACCCCAGTCAGGCGATCATCAAATCGTGAACCAATATTTAAAAGAAAATCTGCTTCATGGAGCGCCATATTCGCCGCATACGTTCCGTGCATGCCAGCCATCCCTAAGTGATTCTGATTATTTCCCGGGTAAGAACCTAAACCAAGTAATGTTGATACAAGCGGAATATTCGTTTCTTCAACGAAAGCGGTTAGTTCTTCAGCAGCTCCGGCGTGTAGGACACCTGCACCAGTAAGCAAAACAGGTTTTTTAGCTGTCTGAATAGATTCCAGAACCTTTCGAATTTGCTGCTTATTAGGTCTGGCGTTTGGTTGATAACCAGGTAAGTAAACAGGTTTATTATAAGAAAACAACGTCTCTTGTTGGGAGATATCTTTTGGCAAGTCAATCAAAACTGGTCCTGGTCGACCACTTTGAGCGATATGAAATGCTTCTTTTACCGTTTGCGATAGCTCCTCTACAGAACGAACTTGGTAGTTATGTTTTGTGATTGGCATTGTAATTCCGAGCATATCCGCTTCTTGAAAAGCATCGGTTCCAATAACTTTTGTTCCAACTTGACCGGTAATCACAACTAATGGCAACGAATCGATCATTGCATCTGCAATGCCGGTTACGACATTTGTTGCCCCCGGCCCTGATGTAACGATGCAAACACCTGGCTTGCCTGTTACCCGTGCATACCCTTCTGCCGCGTGTATCGCACCTTGTTCATGACGCGCTAGAATATGGTTAATACCTAGCTTATAAATCTCATCATAGGTAGGAAGGATTGCCCCTCCAGGATAACCAAAAATCACGTCGACGTTTTCTTTCGCTAACGACCTTAGCAAAATTTCAGCGCCACTGCACGGGCCGCTTTTCTCCTGCAAATTCTTATTTTTCTCTTCTGTTTGTTCACTTGCATGTAGCATTTGTCTTCTCTCCCTTCCGCCTATATACAAAAAGAAAGACCTTCTCAAACCCCATGTATGATCGTCATACAAGGGGCGAGAAAGTCTCTCGCGGTACCACCCTTTTCACTAATAATGCATTAGCCTCATTTTTTGATAACGAATGATTTTCTTCAATCATCCGACGACTCCTACTCTTTTTTCAAAGTCGTACTCGAAGGTGAGTTTCACGTATCGTTTATCACCGTTTTCCAGCTACCAACGGCTCTCTGTAGATAAAAATGAACGCTACTTTCCTTCTCAACGTATTCGTCTATTAAATTTTCATAATACCGCCTGTATTGGCGGACGTAACAAGTTTTGAATAACGAGCAAGATAGCCTTTTTTCACTTTCGGTTCTGGTTCAATCCAGCCTTCTCGTCGACGAGCTAGTTCTTCATCTGCCACGTCCCAATGAATCGTGCGGTCAATGAGATTAATTGTAATTTGATCACCGTCTGCGACAAAGGCTATTGGGCCTCCTTCAGCAGCTTCAGGCGAAATATGACCAATTGAAATCCCTCTAGAAGCACCTGAAAAGCGACCGTCTGTCATTAACGCTACTTTTGTACCTAAGCCCCGTCCTTGAATTGCAGAAGTCGGCGCTAACATTTCCGGCATACCCGGTCCACCTTTAGGGCCTTCATATCGAATAATGACAACTTGCCCTTCTGTAACCATGCCTTTATTAATTTGTTCCTGCGCTTCTTCTTGTGAGTTAAAGCAGATCGCTTCACCCTCAAAGATTTTGATTGACGGATCAACGGCTCCGACTTTTATAACAGCACCATCTGGAGCAATATTGCCATATAAGATAGACAAGCCACCTACCGGACTATATGCCGTTTCACGAGTTCGTATGACATCTGTATTTGTAATTTCTGCATGGGCAACGGTATCGTAAAGAGATTGACCAGTTATCGTTAACCGTTCTCCTTTAATCGCACCCATGTGGATTAATTCTTTTATAATAGACGCAACGCCACCAGCTTTATGAACATCGTCCATTGAATAATCAGAGGCTGGACTTACCTTACAAAGATAAGGTACCCGTTCTGCCACTTCATTAATTCGCGTCATGTCGTATTCAATTTCAGCTTCATTCGCAATGGCTAGTGTGTGGAGCACGGTGTTCGTTGAGCCACCCATCGCCATATCTAATGCAAATGCATCATCAATCGTTTCCTCTGTGACAATGTCTCGTGGACGAATATCTTTTTCAATTAAATTCATGAGGTGCTTAGCCGCATCTTTAATTAAGTCATGGCGTGCTTGTGAAGTAGCAACGAGCGTACCATTTCCAGGCAACGCAAGGCCTAACATTTCCATTAAAGAATTCATAGAATTTGCTGTAAACATTCCTGAACAAGAACCACATGTCGGACATGCTTGCTGTTCGATTTCAAGCAATTCGTCTCTTGTCAGTTTTCCTGACGAAAATGCGCCTACGCCTTCAAAGACAGAAACAAGTGAAAGGCTTTGCCCATCTTTTGTTCTTCCTGCCTCCATCGGACCACCTGATACAAAAACCGAGGGTACATTCGTTCTAACTGATGCCATAAGCATACCTGGCGTAATTTTGTCGCAGTTTGGAATATAAAAAACACCATCAAACCAATGTGCATTAATAACAGTTTCTGCCGCATCACAAATGATTTCTCGACTTGGTAATGAATACCTCATCCCAATATGCCCCATTGCAATCCCATCATCTACACCTATTGTATTAAATTCAAACGGAATCCCTCCGGCATCAATAATGGCTTGCTTTGCTACTTCTGCAAACTTATTGAGATGCATGTGCCCAGGTATAATGTCAATATATGAATTGCAAACCCCGATAAAAGGTTTATCCATATCTTCTTCACTTACACCAGCCGCACGAAGAAGACTCCTATGAGGTGCGCGATCAATTCCTTTCTTGATCATGTCGCTTCTCATGCTAATCTCCCCTTATTTCCGTTTCTTCAAGCGAAAATTGAATCCACCTGAAAAACACATTTGTTTTTTCGTTTATCTTTATTGAGACTTACTATACGCCTGTTAAAAATGCAGGTCAACCCTTTTTTAAAAAGAATTTTAATCTTTCTGTCATTTGTATACGCTTACAGCATCAGGGGATTAAGGATTACTCGTCAGAAAATTTCTTTTAAAAAGTGGCTATAATTTTCAAAAAAACGGGGATAGTAAACAAAGAGGTGATCCTATGCAGACAAACCGAAATAAAAAGAAACGTACGTTCACTCCTTTCTCGTTTCTCTTCCATTTCTTTAAACCGATCAAGCGTCCTTCTCTCGTGCTTGTTACGAATCATTGGAACGAATGCAAAAATGAGTCACAACAAAATCTTTGTCGTTCTCTAAAAGAACGCGGCTTTTATGCCTCTCCGGATTATGTTGTTGACCAAATAGCTGTTTATGTTGCACTTGTTCCGTATCGTGTTGCATTTTTGAAGCAACAAGACTTTCTTAAAGATAAAAAAAAGATACGTTCTTTAGAGCGTAAAGGTTGGACGGTTTATTCCATTTCTGAAGACTATAAAAACGAGGACATTCATTCTTTTTTATATGCTTTCCAAAACCAAACACATACGCTAAACAACGCCTCTTATTCGCAATAAATAAGGGCGTTTTTATTTTGGCCCCTTTCATAGGCGATGATATCGCTGAATAGAATGTTAGAGAATCAAGGAGAGGGGTAACTTATGTTTTTTTTAAATGACCACCCAAATTTACAAGGCTTTGACATCGGTTCTTTTTCATACGGGTCCCCTATCGATCTTCTTCACCTCGTTCCAGAAGTTACGTTAAAAATAGGAAAATATTGTTCTTTCGCCGCCGGTATTCGAATTCTTTTAGGTGCTGATCACCAAGTAGGCTGGGTGACGACTTATCCATTTAACGTTCTTTATCCTGATATAGCAAAAACAAATGAGCACCCAACAAGTAAAGGGAATATTATCATTGGCAATGATGTTTGGGTAGCGAGCGGCGCTGTTATTTTATCCGGGGTTACCATTGGAGACGGAGCCATTATTGCAGCCAATGCTGTTGTGACAAAAAATGTAGCCCCATATACGATCGTTGCTGGAAACCCCGCTAAACAGATTAGCGAACGCTTTACTGAGGAACAACGACAGAATCTTTTAACCATTCAATGGTGGCATTGGCCAGATGACGAAGTAAAACAAATTTCCCCTCTTTTGCAATCAAACCGATTGGATGAACTATTTTTATACGCTAAAAATCGACATGATTAAGGAGGGCAACATGATTTCAAATACAACCATTAGCTTTATTAGTTGCGTGAGTAATGAAACGCTTTATAAACAATGCCTCGCTCATATTCAGCAACTCTCAATTCCCTCCGGTATGTCAATTGAAACCGTGCCTATCTATAACGCGACTAGCATGACAGCTGGGTATAATGAAGGTATGAAGAAAGCAAAAGGTACATACAAAGTGTACCTTCATCAAGATGCATTCATTCTAAATCAATCCTTTCTCTATGACCTTCTCTTTTTATTTCACAATAATAAAAAATTGGGATTATTCGGCGTCATTGGCGCTCGCCAGCTTCCACATCATGGCATGTGGTGGCAAAGTCCTTATGAAAATAAAATAGGGAAAATTATAGAAGTTCGTGATACGTATACGCAAACAACGTGTATGGAAACCACTTATATGTATGGAAAAGCGGCATGTGTTGACGGCCTGTTAATGGCTACCCAATATGATCTCTCTTGGCCAGAAGAGATCAGAGGTTGGCATTTTTACGATACGGCTCAATGCTTACATTATTCAACACACAATTACGATGTAGGCATTGCTCATCAACCGAGCCCTTGGGTCATTCATTATTGCAAAACCTCAACAATGGAAGGGTACTATGAAGCTCTACCCGCTTTTCAAAAATGGCGCAGTCTTATTGACGACTCTACAAAGACATAAATAAAAAAAGATGTAAGAAAGGTTCACAGCCTCCCTGAACATTTTTTACATCTTTGGTACGCTTTCCTTTAAACAATGAATTAGGAAATCAAGAAGGAGAGATGACTTGTGGAGCAAAGAACGTATCAACGCTTTCAAAAAGAAGAAGCAACAGATGCCATTTTATTAGCAAAAAGAGAAAAAGGATTCACCTATGATGATTTAGCGGCAGCAACAAACCTTCATCCCGTATATATCGCCTCTGCAATTATGGGACAAAACACGTTAAACAAAGAAGAAGCGGATGCATTGGTAAAATGCTTAGAATTAGATGATTCCATCTCGGACACTCTTCAACTTTATCCTACAAAGGGGTCGCTCGACCAAACGATCCCCACCGATCCGCTTATTTATCGATTCCATGAAATTATTCAAGTATACGGAACGACTTTTAAAGAAGTCATACAAGAAAAAATGGGTGATGGCATCATGAGTGCCATTGATTTCACACTTGATATTGAAAAGGAAGAAAATCCAAAAGGTGATCGAGTTGTTGTCACAATGAATGGAAAATTCCTCCCCTATAATAAGTGGTAAACGGCGTGTATAAAAAAACCTCTTACATCTGTAAGAGGTTTTTCGTCTATCACTTATTGAACGTCCCAGGAGAGATTCGAACTCCCGACCGACTTTTGTCCTCGTTATATAAATCCGCTTTGTATCCGGGAATTGAGGCGTTCGTTGATACGGTCATTCGACCGGAAAGACCTCGTACATTTAAATTACCACGTTTCTAACGCTAAATCAAACGAAATTCGCGTTTCTTCTATTATATATTGAACAAGTCATGTACATCCGCTCGCTCATCTATAGTTTTTATCGCACCCAATATCTTCCTGACTGTTGTAAATGATGCGTCATAGTTATCATCTGAGGCTAATTTGCTTATGGTCGTCCTCCCCACTCCGCTTTTATCTGCGACCCACTGTTGAGATATCCCCCGATCATCAAGCCACTTCCCAAATTTAGAACGCTTTTTACCTAATCCCATTCGGCATCACCTCGTAAGTTATTTTGATAATCTTGTCCAATTATCCTCTTTTTTAAGCAAATCTATTCATAAAAGTGGAAACATGTACGAGCTAGCCGCGTAAGCTTTACTAAAGTCGCTGCTAAAGTATCGGCAAATGTAATGCTACTTAAGTTTCCGCCAGTGGACATCGCAATGTACCATACAACAATAAATCTGTTTAAAGCGTAGCGAGGGAGGGATTGCCGAGGGAAGCTTTAGATGGAATAAGAGGAGGAAATCGGTATGAATACTACGGTCACTTTTAGCGGTATTTTAAAGCTTACTCCGCTCGTCTTACAAGGTTACGGCATTGTTATCGGAGCCGGCGGTTTGCTCGTAATTGGCGCGCTAATCGAAAAGCATTTTGCCAGAAACGCCCAAATCGTCATCGCGGAAAGAATCAGCGCCATCATTAAAGCGTCCTTGCCGTTCGGCGTCATTGCCACGCTAATCTATTTCGTACTTAATAATCCGCTACTTTAAAGGAGGAATCACGATGTTTACTAGGAAACAAATCGCAACACGTAAGCTAAATAAAACGTTTCGCGCCGGCGGTTTACATTTAACGTACCGCAACGGTCAGACAACGCAAATCATCATGCCGAAGATTCACGCGGTCGATATCCTCGAAGCAGGCGTCCGTTACGTCTTTACGGTACCTCTCGGCTTGAACCCGGCGGACGTCGAAAACAAACGATGGCTATTCGAGGCACAATTCGGCGAGCACGTAGAATTAACCCGCGACAACAAAACGTTTAAGCTGTCCGTTTATAGCGCAGACCTCCCCGCCTCCCTCACGTATAACTATACGGATATAGCTTCTTCCGCGGCTAACCATCGCTTGCCTATCGTCTGTGGCGTAGGTCGCGCGGGCAAGTACGTCAGCTACGATATGACGGAGCACCCGCATCTTTTAATCGCAGGTACGACGGGTAGCGGTAAGTCAACGCAACTACGCGCGGTACTAACGACGTTAATCGCGACGCAAAATCCCACCGACCTCACGCTGTACCTAGCGGACTTAAAACGGTCAGAGTTCCACGCGTTTAAACGGATTGAGCACGTCGCGACCGTGTGTACGACGATCGACGCTTTGGCTGGCGTATTAGACGAACTCGACGCGGAGTTAAAGCGCAGAGGCGACCTGCTCGACCGGCACGAAGAAACGCACACGCACGACTTGCCCGCGGAAGTACGCCCGCCTAATATCGTGCTCTGTATCGACGAGGTGGTGCTGCTTAAAAATGAGCGTGACCTTATGCGCGTGGTCGAAGATATATCGTCCATCGGGCGAGCGTTAGGCGTGTTTCTCATCCTTTCGATGCAGCGAGGCGACGCGAAGGTACTCGACGGCAAGCTTAAAAATAACTTAACCGTGCGCATGGGCTTCCGGCATACTGATCGCCTCAACGCGAATATAACGGGGACGCCCGGCGCGGAGTCGATAAGCCGAGGCACGCCCGGTCGATTGCTCCTCAAACTCGATGACCTGACTGAGCTACAATCGCCGTATTTAACGCTGCCGAAAGCGCGGGAATTGTTGGCGCCTCATAAACGCGAAGTCGAGCCGGAAGAAGTACGCGCGGCAACCGAAGTTAAGGCTGTTGAGCCCGCGACTCCCCTTTCGATCTTTGACGTACTAGACGGAGGTACGGGCGATGAAGAAACGTGATTTGGCGATCATTAACGACCTCCGCCGGTTTCGTGTCCTTCGCCGCGACGATATAGCCGACCTGTATTTCCGCGAGTTAAAACAGCCGGTAACGAGCGCTAACTTCGTGCTCAAACGACTACGACGCGACGGGCAGATCACAGCGATAACCGACCGACAGCCTTACGTATATACTTGCGCGGATAGCGGCATAAAACGGGATAGCGCGAAGATACCGCATTTTCTACGTATCGCCGAGTGTTACCGCGCGTTAAGAGACGTACAGGCGCCGCGGATATTCGAGGTGGAACCGAAGCTTGGCGCTAAAGGGACGGTAGAGCCGGACGCCTTCGCCCTGTGGCGCGGGGCTCCGTTTTACATCGAGATACAGCGGTCGGTCTATAGCGCGAAAACGTTTGACGCGAAGCTTAACCGGTACGTCGACTATTATAATGAAGGAAAATGGCGAGAAGAATCGTGGCAGCCGAAAGGTAAGGCGCCGATATTTCCGTATGTATGGGTGATTACCGATGTGGAATACGCGGTGGGGTCGTTACCCTTCCGCGTGATACAGACGAAGGATTTCCGATTAAACTAAAAAGATGATGGAGGCGGTATGTATGGCGAGCAATCCGAGAAAAGGCGTAACATTTACGAAGGAAGAAACGGCGCTACTAGAGCACGCGGAGAAGGCGACAAACTTTAACGAGTATGTTAAGGCGTTGATTGCGCGGGATATGGAAGGAGATAAATCGAGTAGAAAAGTATATGTAGCAAGGGAGGCAAAACCTCCCAAGTTGAACAAAGGTATCGTAGGAACTCCCCGCCTCTCTTAGCGCGGGGCTTTTTTTTCGCTAACGCTCAATCAAGCGCCTACTTCTTCGCCTTTACTTTCTTCTGCGCGCGTGCTTCCGGCGTCACATCGTTATCTTTCCAAAACGCCCATAGCGATGCGGCTCCGAGGAATCCGAGGTCGATAAACGTAGCCAATCCTTGCTCGTCGAATGGTAGCGGAGACAACCCCGCCATTGATAGCCCGCTATTTACGAGCGCAACTAATAACACGACGAAACGCGTCACCGTGCCTGATGTGATATTCTGTTTCATATTTACATCCTCCTTCGTTATAGTAATTGATTCACGCGACGTTGCACCGCATTGGCATCGTAACCCGCCGCCCGTAACCGTTGAGCTCGCGATGGGTTGTTCCCCCACTTACCGTCGATCACCTCGCGTGCTATCTGATCGACTGACTTACGGCTAGACGAATTACCTCCGCCTAAGATACGGTTAACTTCCGCCTGCACCGCGCTTGCGTTATGACCCGCGTTGTTAAGACGCTGAGTCCGTTGCTGACCGTTGCCCCACTTGCCGTCGATGACTTCTTGCGCGAGTTGAGCGTTGGTTTTCTTCGGCGCCGCCGGTTTAGCCGCACCTACGCCGGATTTACGATTAACCTCGTCGCGTACTTTAGCGTATTCAGCAGCGCTAATGCCGAGGG includes:
- the ilvD gene encoding dihydroxy-acid dehydratase, which gives rise to MRSDMIKKGIDRAPHRSLLRAAGVSEEDMDKPFIGVCNSYIDIIPGHMHLNKFAEVAKQAIIDAGGIPFEFNTIGVDDGIAMGHIGMRYSLPSREIICDAAETVINAHWFDGVFYIPNCDKITPGMLMASVRTNVPSVFVSGGPMEAGRTKDGQSLSLVSVFEGVGAFSSGKLTRDELLEIEQQACPTCGSCSGMFTANSMNSLMEMLGLALPGNGTLVATSQARHDLIKDAAKHLMNLIEKDIRPRDIVTEETIDDAFALDMAMGGSTNTVLHTLAIANEAEIEYDMTRINEVAERVPYLCKVSPASDYSMDDVHKAGGVASIIKELIHMGAIKGERLTITGQSLYDTVAHAEITNTDVIRTRETAYSPVGGLSILYGNIAPDGAVIKVGAVDPSIKIFEGEAICFNSQEEAQEQINKGMVTEGQVVIIRYEGPKGGPGMPEMLAPTSAIQGRGLGTKVALMTDGRFSGASRGISIGHISPEAAEGGPIAFVADGDQITINLIDRTIHWDVADEELARRREGWIEPEPKVKKGYLARYSKLVTSANTGGIMKI
- the ilvN gene encoding acetolactate synthase small subunit, translated to MKRTITVLVQNRSGVLNRITGLFARRQYNIDSITVGVTDNPTVSRMTFVVVADAMENIEQVMKQLHKQVDVLKVKDVTDEATVSRELALVKISATAEQRAEIGSLAETFRAQMIDVGRDSLTLQVTGHTDKVEAFIELIKTYGIHEIARTGVTAINRSVKSQTEASRLTLIH
- the ilvC gene encoding ketol-acid reductoisomerase → MAKVYYNGDVNEGFLHEKTVAVIGYGSQGHAHAQNLKESGVDVIVGLRQGNSWEKAKEDGFNVYSVQEAAEKAEVIMVLLPDEQQPDVYKESIEKELTAGKALVFAHGFNIHFNQIVPPSHVDVFLVAPKGPGHLVRRTFTEGAGVPALIAVQQDATGEAKNLALAYAKQIGAARAGVLETSFKEETETDLFGEQAVLCGGTSALVKAGFETLVEAGYQPEIAYFECLHELKLIVDLMYEGGLEYMRYSISDTAQWGDFQAGPRIVTDETKKEMRAILDDIQKGKFAKGWILENKLNRPEYNAINTAEANHPLEVVGRELREMMPFVKQSKSKKGAVGHGQS
- the ilvB gene encoding biosynthetic-type acetolactate synthase large subunit encodes the protein MLHASEQTEEKNKNLQEKSGPCSGAEILLRSLAKENVDVIFGYPGGAILPTYDEIYKLGINHILARHEQGAIHAAEGYARVTGKPGVCIVTSGPGATNVVTGIADAMIDSLPLVVITGQVGTKVIGTDAFQEADMLGITMPITKHNYQVRSVEELSQTVKEAFHIAQSGRPGPVLIDLPKDISQQETLFSYNKPVYLPGYQPNARPNKQQIRKVLESIQTAKKPVLLTGAGVLHAGAAEELTAFVEETNIPLVSTLLGLGSYPGNNQNHLGMAGMHGTYAANMALHEADFLLNIGSRFDDRLTGVLEHFAPDAKIAHIDIDPAEIGKNIHVDIPVVGDAKAALTLLLKGNLGSLSQHDKWREQTQRWKKDYPLWYKLDKETIKPQELIEKLYEETEGEAIVTTDVGQHQMWAAQFFSFNKPNRWVTSGGLGTMGFGFPAAIGAQIAEPELPVIAITGDAGFQMTLQEMSILQELQLPVKIVIVNNASLGMVRQWQQLFHGERYSHSLFPIQPNFTKLAEAYDIKAIKVDKRSKLGDAIKDTFNHQGPVLLEVCVAQEENVYPMICPGQGHHCMEGVEPL
- a CDS encoding CatB-related O-acetyltransferase is translated as MFFLNDHPNLQGFDIGSFSYGSPIDLLHLVPEVTLKIGKYCSFAAGIRILLGADHQVGWVTTYPFNVLYPDIAKTNEHPTSKGNIIIGNDVWVASGAVILSGVTIGDGAIIAANAVVTKNVAPYTIVAGNPAKQISERFTEEQRQNLLTIQWWHWPDDEVKQISPLLQSNRLDELFLYAKNRHD
- a CDS encoding 2-isopropylmalate synthase translates to MGKVNIFDTTLRDGEQSPGINLNHREKLDIAFQLERLGVDIIEAGFPASSKGDFQSVKEIATQIKASSVTGLARSKESDIDACWEALKASAEPRIHVFLATSPIHMQYKLKLTPEQVIEQAVESVKYAAKRFPHVQFSAEDASRSDWGFLAKIIEATIDAGASVINLPDTVGYTMPKEISELFEYISQTVPNIDRAILSTHNHDDLGMGVANSLAAIQGGARQVECTINGIGERAGNASLEEIAVGLHIRSDYYETGTNIQLNELKRTSALVSRYTSMPIPKNKAVVGSNAFAHESGIHQDGMLKHKETYEIITPELVGATSSNPLGKHSGRHAFQEKMKALGFKGSSEELITLFNAFKTLADKKKMVTEDDLYALMIDQGDEDQEHQYKLEALQVSYGTNQTPTATIKLKHVKGSEYTEASTGSGSVEAIYNTLAKLTDFHYRLKDYRIQSITEGEDALAEVHVNLSKNDRSHSGRGVANDVLEASAKAYIHAVNRFSHEEKRLQEPSTSTVG